The following are from one region of the Cytobacillus firmus genome:
- a CDS encoding short-chain fatty acid transporter, translating into MLTRMADRFSKFVERYLPDAFVIAVLMTLFVFIAGFFMKPSEPAQLFKSFGDGFWVYLAFTMQMVLLLMTGMALASVPSVQRILEKLSSKAKTANQAYVLTFLVSSAAYYINWGLAVVVGAIIAREVGKRNQNAHFPLLVAAAYAPTALYTAGLSSSIGLTVATKGHFLEDIAGVIPTSETIFHPGTIAILIALVVTMPIFIVLMAPKKGIISYVPPKELKQEAEPDEVLKTPAGKLERTPFLGIITGLIGLIYVIIEFINGRDLDLNIINITFLSLGLILHKSLVQYANAFKEAGSAISPIILQFPFYAGIIAVLSSSGLAESIINGMASIASKDTFDIFTYWAAGIVNILAPSGGGQWALQGPLQVPAGLQLGVDPAITAMAVGWGDAWTNLIQPFWALPILSVVGLHIRHIMGYCALLAIWVGIVTTILMIFVY; encoded by the coding sequence ATGTTAACCAGAATGGCAGACCGTTTCTCCAAGTTTGTGGAAAGGTATCTCCCTGACGCCTTTGTCATTGCTGTACTAATGACTCTGTTTGTATTCATAGCCGGATTTTTCATGAAGCCTTCTGAACCTGCCCAGCTGTTTAAATCATTTGGTGACGGCTTCTGGGTATACCTTGCTTTTACCATGCAAATGGTGCTTCTCTTGATGACAGGCATGGCACTTGCTTCTGTTCCTTCTGTACAGCGTATACTTGAAAAGCTTTCCTCCAAAGCGAAGACAGCCAATCAGGCCTACGTACTGACTTTTCTCGTTTCTTCTGCTGCTTATTATATTAACTGGGGCCTTGCGGTTGTCGTTGGCGCCATTATTGCCCGTGAAGTCGGAAAAAGAAATCAGAACGCACACTTCCCTCTATTAGTGGCTGCAGCGTATGCACCCACTGCTCTATATACAGCCGGCTTATCGAGTTCAATTGGTTTGACTGTTGCGACCAAGGGGCACTTTCTGGAGGATATTGCTGGGGTGATTCCTACTTCGGAGACGATCTTTCATCCAGGAACAATTGCCATTTTAATTGCTCTTGTTGTTACAATGCCGATTTTCATCGTGCTGATGGCACCAAAAAAGGGCATTATCTCATACGTTCCCCCTAAGGAACTCAAGCAGGAAGCTGAACCGGATGAGGTTTTAAAAACGCCCGCCGGAAAGCTTGAACGAACACCTTTTCTCGGAATCATTACCGGATTAATCGGGTTAATCTATGTTATTATCGAGTTCATAAACGGGCGTGACCTTGACTTAAATATTATCAATATTACTTTTCTATCGTTAGGCCTTATTCTCCATAAATCGCTCGTACAGTACGCCAACGCTTTTAAAGAAGCGGGTTCTGCCATTTCCCCTATCATTCTGCAATTCCCGTTTTACGCCGGTATTATCGCTGTCCTTAGCAGCTCCGGGTTGGCAGAGTCCATAATCAATGGAATGGCGTCCATAGCCAGTAAAGACACCTTCGATATTTTCACCTATTGGGCAGCCGGCATCGTCAACATTCTTGCCCCTTCAGGCGGCGGGCAGTGGGCTTTACAGGGGCCGCTTCAAGTTCCTGCCGGTCTGCAGCTGGGTGTGGATCCTGCCATTACGGCTATGGCGGTGGGCTGGGGTGATGCCTGGACGAACTTGATCCAGCCATTCTGGGCACTTCCAATTTTAAGTGTAGTTGGCCTTCATATCCGCCATATTATGGGCTACTGTGCATTGCTGGCCATATGGGTGGGCATTGTTACGACCATTTTAATGATTTTTGTATATTAA
- the hutH gene encoding histidine ammonia-lyase, with protein MVTLNGNTLTLSEVKRVLFEGVKAAASEESMLRVKNSHEAVKRIVSEEKVIYGINTGFGKFSDVRIDQGDVEDLQLNLIRSHACGVGEPFPESVSRAMLLLRANALLKGFSGVRAVVIETLLALVNKSIHPVIPQQGSLGASGDLAPLSHLALVLMGEGEVFYKGERKPALEVLVQEGIEPVTLQAKEGLALINGTQAMTAMGVIGYLEAEKIAYQSELIAALTMEGLNGIIDAFDENIHQARGYQQQVDTARRIREYLSGSSLITRQGEIRVQDAYSIRCIPQVHGASWQALDYVKEKLEIEMNAATDNPLIFENGESVISGGNFHGQPIALAMDFMKIAAAELANISERRIERLVNPQLSDLPPFLSPEPGLQSGAMILQYVAASLVSENKTLAHPASVDSIPSSGNQEDHVSMGTIGSRHAYQIIQNVNKVLAIEVICALQAAEFRGSDKMADKTKRFYEEARKVVPSITKDRVFSKDIEACAAWLKDVEIDAI; from the coding sequence GTGGTTACTTTAAATGGAAATACTCTTACTTTGTCTGAAGTCAAACGAGTTCTTTTTGAAGGAGTAAAGGCTGCGGCATCAGAAGAAAGCATGCTTCGTGTAAAAAACAGCCATGAAGCCGTAAAGAGAATTGTAAGCGAAGAAAAAGTCATATACGGAATAAATACTGGTTTTGGAAAATTCAGCGATGTAAGAATTGACCAGGGAGATGTCGAGGATCTTCAGCTGAATTTAATCCGTTCGCATGCCTGCGGAGTAGGGGAGCCGTTCCCTGAGTCTGTCTCAAGAGCAATGCTTCTTTTAAGAGCAAATGCCTTATTGAAAGGATTCTCAGGCGTTCGTGCGGTCGTGATCGAAACTCTTTTAGCACTTGTGAATAAAAGTATCCATCCTGTCATTCCGCAGCAGGGCTCTCTTGGAGCAAGCGGAGATTTGGCTCCTTTATCCCACCTGGCATTAGTATTAATGGGAGAAGGGGAAGTATTTTACAAGGGGGAAAGGAAGCCTGCGCTTGAAGTGCTTGTTCAGGAAGGAATAGAACCTGTAACCTTACAGGCGAAGGAAGGGCTTGCCCTCATTAACGGCACGCAGGCGATGACGGCAATGGGAGTCATTGGTTATCTGGAGGCTGAAAAAATCGCTTATCAAAGTGAGCTGATCGCAGCACTTACAATGGAGGGATTAAACGGCATAATTGATGCGTTTGATGAGAACATCCATCAGGCAAGAGGGTATCAGCAGCAGGTGGACACAGCCAGAAGAATAAGGGAATACCTGTCAGGCAGCAGCCTGATTACAAGACAGGGGGAAATCCGGGTGCAGGACGCATATTCCATCCGCTGCATTCCGCAGGTGCATGGAGCATCCTGGCAGGCTCTTGACTATGTAAAAGAAAAGCTTGAAATCGAAATGAATGCAGCCACAGATAATCCGCTTATTTTTGAAAATGGGGAAAGCGTCATATCAGGCGGAAACTTTCATGGGCAGCCGATCGCTCTTGCAATGGACTTCATGAAAATCGCGGCAGCGGAACTGGCCAATATTTCAGAGCGCCGTATTGAAAGGCTTGTTAACCCGCAGCTGAGTGATTTGCCGCCATTTTTAAGCCCGGAGCCTGGACTGCAGTCTGGTGCGATGATTCTTCAATATGTAGCAGCATCCCTTGTTTCGGAAAATAAGACACTCGCCCATCCGGCAAGTGTGGATTCGATTCCTTCATCAGGGAACCAGGAAGACCATGTGAGCATGGGAACTATCGGATCGAGACATGCTTACCAGATTATCCAAAATGTCAATAAAGTACTGGCAATTGAAGTGATTTGCGCACTGCAGGCAGCAGAATTCCGGGGTTCTGATAAAATGGCTGATAAAACAAAACGCTTTTATGAAGAAGCTAGAAAAGTGGTGCCTTCCATCACAAAAGACCGCGTATTTTCAAAGGATATTGAAGCATGCGCAGCCTGGCTGAAAGATGTTGAAATAGACGCAATATAA
- a CDS encoding J-domain-containing protein, which produces MDFFSNLSEDRIKKAYRDGEFDNLPGYGKPLPPDDLSSIPENLRMAYRIMKNAGFTDEENEVKKEMLTIEDLMKKCENQEEKKALQKKLNEKLLRYNSMMSKRRQNTNSSLFKNYEEKINNKLF; this is translated from the coding sequence GTGGACTTTTTTTCTAACCTTTCTGAAGATCGCATAAAAAAAGCTTATAGGGACGGCGAGTTTGATAACCTGCCGGGATATGGGAAACCGCTGCCGCCTGATGACCTGTCTTCCATCCCTGAGAACCTGCGCATGGCCTATCGCATCATGAAGAATGCCGGATTCACTGATGAAGAAAACGAAGTGAAAAAGGAAATGCTGACGATTGAAGACCTGATGAAGAAATGTGAGAACCAGGAAGAAAAGAAGGCATTGCAGAAGAAATTAAACGAAAAGCTGCTCCGCTATAACAGCATGATGTCCAAAAGAAGACAGAACACCAACTCATCCCTTTTTAAAAATTACGAAGAAAAAATTAACAATAAATTATTCTAA
- a CDS encoding peroxiredoxin, protein MIDPNVSVFCAGRGDRAPVFIADAVIDHQIKKVNLENYIGKWVLLFFYPSDFTFVUPTELAAVAAVNPYLKALNCEVMSISTDSVYAHKVFKETSPSLKNVNYPMVSDRTHQISRAYRVLDEKSGAAIRASIFIDPNGIIAAKLIYPGEVGRNLHEHVRIMQGIQYAQQTGKGVPANWQPGQQGINKDPNLIGKI, encoded by the coding sequence GTGATTGATCCGAATGTTTCCGTGTTCTGTGCGGGACGGGGAGACCGTGCGCCAGTTTTTATTGCCGATGCTGTCATTGATCATCAAATAAAAAAAGTCAATCTTGAGAACTATATTGGAAAATGGGTGCTGCTGTTTTTTTATCCGAGTGATTTTACCTTTGTCTGACCGACAGAATTGGCGGCGGTCGCCGCTGTGAACCCTTATTTAAAAGCCTTAAACTGCGAAGTCATGTCCATCAGTACGGACAGTGTATATGCACATAAAGTATTTAAGGAAACATCTCCGTCATTAAAAAACGTGAATTATCCAATGGTCAGCGACCGGACACATCAAATAAGCAGAGCTTATAGGGTATTGGATGAAAAGTCAGGAGCGGCCATCAGGGCATCCATTTTTATCGACCCCAATGGCATCATTGCGGCAAAGCTCATTTATCCAGGAGAAGTCGGGAGAAATCTGCATGAACATGTCAGAATCATGCAGGGAATTCAATATGCACAGCAGACAGGGAAGGGGGTGCCGGCAAACTGGCAGCCCGGCCAGCAGGGGATTAACAAGGATCCAAACTTAATAGGTAAAATCTAA
- a CDS encoding STAS domain-containing protein has product MNQKNQRLLDYIQENSINITDMWLSLRERQKGSIYSADADPVYEQLLREQNAFTNRTVSSALLDDEAVFIENMEEWAKTVAESRVDSSTPIFQVLEALGTVRETYWHFVEKFIKENQSEVTTDDVLGWSKTINRAFDKLISKFSEKYYELTTRRLVAQQSLINELGTPVIPVKDDTAVLPLIGDIDTERAQILLEEIPKKCAKENIEHLFIDLSGVAIIDTMVAHQIFSLTTALKLLGVKSTISGISPEVAQTSIQLGLDFTGIETYGKLKHALRRQGENLK; this is encoded by the coding sequence ATGAATCAAAAGAATCAGCGCTTACTTGATTACATTCAGGAAAACTCGATAAACATTACAGACATGTGGCTGTCCTTAAGGGAGAGGCAGAAGGGCTCCATTTATTCTGCGGATGCAGACCCTGTTTATGAACAGCTCCTGAGAGAACAAAATGCTTTTACCAACCGTACCGTTTCATCAGCCTTGCTTGATGACGAAGCAGTGTTTATTGAAAATATGGAGGAGTGGGCCAAAACTGTAGCTGAAAGCAGAGTGGATTCAAGTACCCCCATTTTTCAAGTGCTTGAAGCTTTAGGGACTGTAAGGGAAACCTATTGGCATTTTGTTGAAAAGTTCATTAAAGAAAACCAGTCAGAAGTGACAACAGATGATGTATTAGGATGGAGCAAGACCATTAATAGGGCTTTCGATAAACTGATCAGCAAATTTTCGGAAAAGTATTATGAACTGACCACAAGAAGGCTTGTTGCCCAGCAAAGTCTGATCAATGAACTTGGCACTCCAGTAATTCCTGTTAAAGATGACACAGCTGTTCTGCCGCTTATCGGCGATATTGACACCGAGCGTGCGCAAATCCTGCTGGAGGAAATTCCGAAAAAATGTGCAAAAGAAAACATTGAGCATTTATTTATTGATTTATCTGGTGTAGCCATTATCGATACGATGGTTGCCCATCAAATATTCTCTTTAACGACAGCTCTCAAGCTATTAGGGGTCAAATCCACCATTTCCGGCATCAGCCCTGAGGTTGCCCAGACTTCCATTCAGCTCGGCCTGGATTTCACGGGTATTGAAACATATGGAAAACTAAAACATGCTTTAAGAAGACAAGGTGAAAACTTAAAATAG